A single genomic interval of Lusitaniella coriacea LEGE 07157 harbors:
- a CDS encoding DnaJ C-terminal domain-containing protein, translating to MASTDFKDYYAILGISKTASPEEIKKAFRKLALKYHPDRNSGDRASEAKFKEVSEAYEVLSDPDKRKKYDSYGQYWKQVGTQPGGGYSRGVGVDFGGFDFGQYGSFEEFINDLLGGIGGNGANRTGSYTYRTSTSGGRAGYANPTGAPGFEREASAKASNQDRDATVRLTFTEAYKGTKKRFNVGGETITIRIPPGAKPGTRVRVRGKGNFNPYSRQRGDLYLNVELEPHPFFQFEGDNLTCEVPIATDEAALGASIEVPTLDGMVMMKIPAGIRSGQSLRLRGKGWIDTKGKRSDQLVKIAIAPPKNLSKTEREYYEKLRDLRSEDPRSHLKQFAI from the coding sequence ATGGCTTCAACAGACTTTAAAGACTACTATGCCATCCTGGGGATAAGCAAAACAGCAAGTCCAGAGGAGATCAAGAAGGCATTTCGCAAACTTGCCCTCAAATATCATCCGGATCGCAACTCCGGAGATCGAGCATCAGAAGCGAAGTTTAAAGAAGTCAGCGAAGCCTACGAAGTTTTATCAGATCCGGACAAACGCAAGAAATACGATAGCTACGGGCAATATTGGAAACAAGTCGGTACACAACCGGGGGGCGGCTATTCGCGAGGGGTTGGCGTTGACTTTGGCGGTTTTGATTTCGGTCAGTACGGCAGTTTTGAAGAATTTATCAACGATCTTCTCGGCGGTATCGGCGGCAATGGTGCAAACCGAACGGGAAGTTATACCTACCGAACTTCAACCTCTGGAGGACGGGCGGGATATGCGAATCCTACCGGTGCGCCGGGATTCGAGCGTGAGGCGAGTGCAAAAGCCAGCAACCAAGATCGAGACGCAACAGTTCGCTTAACTTTCACAGAAGCCTACAAAGGGACGAAGAAGCGATTTAATGTGGGTGGCGAAACAATCACGATTCGCATTCCTCCCGGTGCAAAACCGGGGACGCGCGTTCGCGTTCGGGGGAAAGGAAATTTTAATCCCTATTCCCGCCAACGAGGGGATTTGTATTTGAATGTGGAACTCGAACCCCATCCCTTCTTTCAGTTTGAGGGGGATAATCTAACCTGTGAAGTTCCCATTGCAACCGATGAAGCGGCGTTGGGGGCATCCATTGAAGTTCCAACCCTGGATGGGATGGTGATGATGAAGATTCCGGCGGGCATTCGTTCTGGTCAATCCTTGCGCCTGCGGGGGAAAGGGTGGATCGATACCAAGGGCAAACGCAGCGATCAATTGGTGAAAATCGCGATCGCGCCACCCAAAAATCTCAGCAAAACCGAACGGGAATACTACGAAAAACTCCGCGACCTGCGTAGCGAAGACCCTCGCAGCCACCTCAAACAATTTGCAATTTAG
- a CDS encoding CorA family divalent cation transporter, which produces MKVPRSWSLPETIQQRLGQKSAGKQRAMVAEGHLLLILHQAPKQGKRGDREGAFFWRKPNGEWTSTQRGQGLQSLKKHIEAYATTAEELTRRYEKAKSSVDYFAILKELTPLHRAAQNSHAALQTAREGIPDDRNIIDLRDRAAEIERTLELLYLDSKSALDFTIAQQTEEQSQLSLQSLRAAHRLNILAAIFFPLTAISCAFGMNLPTGFEGAPMGFFWLVFLGGIALGFWVRRWVVTGKWF; this is translated from the coding sequence ATGAAAGTGCCTCGATCTTGGTCGTTACCGGAAACGATTCAGCAACGCCTCGGTCAAAAGAGTGCGGGAAAACAGCGCGCGATGGTTGCAGAGGGGCATTTATTATTGATTTTGCACCAAGCACCAAAACAGGGCAAGCGTGGCGATCGCGAGGGGGCATTTTTTTGGCGGAAACCCAATGGCGAATGGACGAGTACGCAACGGGGACAGGGGTTGCAATCCCTCAAAAAACATATTGAAGCTTACGCTACGACAGCAGAAGAATTGACGCGGCGCTACGAGAAAGCCAAAAGTTCGGTGGATTATTTTGCGATCCTTAAAGAGTTGACCCCGCTACACCGCGCGGCACAAAATTCCCACGCAGCCTTACAAACGGCGAGGGAAGGAATTCCCGACGATCGAAATATCATCGATTTGCGCGATCGCGCGGCAGAGATAGAACGAACCTTAGAACTTCTCTACCTCGATAGTAAAAGCGCCCTAGACTTCACGATCGCGCAACAAACTGAAGAACAATCGCAACTCAGCCTCCAATCCCTCCGCGCAGCACACCGACTCAATATTTTAGCGGCGATCTTTTTTCCCCTAACGGCAATTTCCTGTGCGTTCGGCATGAATTTACCCACGGGGTTTGAAGGCGCGCCAATGGGATTCTTTTGGTTGGTTTTTTTGGGAGGAATCGCCCTGGGGTTTTGGGTTCGCCGTTGGGTGGTTACGGGCAAATGGTTCTAA
- a CDS encoding peroxiredoxin family protein, translated as MLTSTDFSGLFNGRFLRNFFPIPASSRLRVGQKVPDFLLPDITNQTTLRLSSYRGNQPIILAFTRIFTEKQYCPLCYPHIIELNESYEQFVQKGIEVLMITSTDTRQSRQVVKDLGLKMPLLSNPSCDVFRNYEVGQALGAPLPAQFVLDKEGRLRYKHLFSFLSPNASVEKLLATVDSIS; from the coding sequence ATGCTGACTTCTACGGATTTTAGCGGTCTATTCAATGGGCGTTTCCTGCGCAATTTCTTCCCAATTCCCGCATCGAGTCGCTTGAGAGTTGGGCAGAAAGTGCCAGATTTCCTGCTTCCAGATATTACCAATCAAACCACACTTCGCCTCTCTAGCTATCGAGGTAACCAGCCGATTATTTTGGCATTTACACGCATTTTTACCGAAAAACAATACTGTCCCCTCTGTTATCCTCATATCATCGAACTCAATGAGAGTTACGAGCAGTTCGTGCAAAAGGGGATAGAAGTTTTAATGATAACGAGTACGGATACGCGCCAAAGTCGGCAAGTCGTCAAGGATTTGGGATTAAAGATGCCATTATTAAGTAATCCCAGTTGCGACGTTTTCCGTAACTATGAAGTGGGTCAAGCATTAGGCGCGCCCCTTCCGGCGCAGTTCGTGTTAGACAAAGAAGGGCGCTTGCGCTATAAACATTTATTTTCCTTCCTTTCTCCCAATGCCAGTGTTGAAAAGTTGCTAGCGACAGTTGATTCAATCTCCTAG
- the dtd gene encoding D-aminoacyl-tRNA deacylase: protein MRVVIQRVKSSQVTVEGETIGKIGRGLNLLVGIASTDTDAELDWMARKCLDLRLFPREVDDESRWELSVRDLGGEILAISQFTLYGDCRKGRRPSFSNSAAPPLAEQLYNRFVDKLRASSLRVETGCFGAMMQVSIENDGPVTLLLER from the coding sequence ATGCGTGTTGTCATTCAGCGAGTGAAGTCGTCTCAAGTGACAGTTGAGGGCGAAACCATCGGGAAAATTGGGCGAGGATTGAACTTGTTAGTCGGCATCGCCTCCACCGATACAGATGCGGAGTTAGATTGGATGGCTCGTAAATGCTTGGATTTACGCCTTTTTCCTCGCGAGGTTGATGATGAAAGTCGCTGGGAACTGTCCGTGCGCGACCTGGGTGGCGAAATACTTGCGATTAGTCAGTTCACCCTTTACGGCGACTGTCGCAAGGGTCGTCGTCCTTCCTTCAGCAATTCAGCCGCCCCACCCCTCGCAGAACAACTCTACAATCGTTTTGTAGACAAGCTACGAGCAAGTTCACTGCGCGTCGAAACCGGATGCTTTGGGGCAATGATGCAGGTGAGTATTGAAAACGATGGTCCCGTCACGCTGTTATTAGAACGATAA
- a CDS encoding VWA domain-containing protein, with amino-acid sequence MKLRQIFFATTLSLGLLLSPSAAFAKAKIQIAILLDSSNSMDGLIDQTRTQLWEIVNALTSVTKDGEIPELEVALYHYGNDHLPSQEGFLTLLNGFTSELDLVSEKLFSIDTNGGQEYAGWVINSALKELNWSAEDENFRVIFIAGNEPFDQGPVDWKDSVETAANRDILVNTIYCGNPESEDRTFWVSGAQAGQGDHFNINHNRTVTFIESPYDADIALWNQRLNETYIPYGIEGEIGQERQQVEDANAGTNIASRGASKASGYYRNASWDLVDALDEERVQLAELTDADLPEAMQGMTLAQKREYVAQRQEERARIQAILRDLNQKRADYVAQQTQANSEGEDTLDSVTIQALRQQLTAKGFEFQ; translated from the coding sequence ATGAAGCTCCGACAAATTTTCTTCGCCACAACCCTAAGTTTAGGACTTCTTCTTTCCCCCAGTGCCGCCTTTGCCAAAGCAAAAATCCAAATCGCGATCCTGCTTGACTCTAGCAACAGTATGGACGGTTTGATCGATCAAACTCGCACTCAACTTTGGGAGATTGTCAATGCTTTAACCAGCGTCACCAAAGACGGAGAAATCCCCGAATTAGAAGTTGCTCTCTACCACTATGGTAACGACCATTTGCCGTCCCAAGAAGGGTTCCTCACATTGCTCAACGGATTTACCTCCGAACTCGACTTAGTGTCAGAAAAATTATTTAGTATCGACACCAATGGCGGTCAAGAATACGCCGGTTGGGTCATCAATTCCGCACTAAAAGAATTAAACTGGAGCGCAGAGGACGAAAACTTCCGAGTGATTTTTATCGCCGGAAATGAACCCTTCGATCAAGGTCCCGTTGACTGGAAAGATTCCGTTGAAACTGCCGCAAACCGAGATATTCTTGTCAACACAATTTACTGTGGCAATCCGGAGTCAGAAGACAGAACCTTCTGGGTATCAGGCGCGCAAGCAGGTCAAGGCGATCATTTCAATATTAACCACAATCGCACCGTGACCTTTATTGAGTCGCCTTATGATGCGGATATTGCCCTGTGGAATCAACGATTGAACGAGACGTATATTCCCTATGGCATCGAGGGGGAAATTGGGCAAGAAAGACAGCAAGTTGAGGATGCCAATGCCGGGACAAATATCGCCAGCCGAGGCGCTTCCAAAGCCTCTGGATACTATCGCAATGCCTCTTGGGATTTAGTAGATGCGTTGGATGAAGAACGAGTACAATTAGCAGAGTTGACCGATGCAGACTTACCTGAAGCGATGCAAGGTATGACTTTAGCCCAAAAGCGCGAGTATGTAGCCCAAAGACAGGAAGAAAGAGCCAGAATTCAAGCAATATTGCGCGATCTCAACCAAAAACGTGCTGATTATGTTGCCCAGCAAACCCAAGCGAATTCTGAGGGGGAAGATACGTTGGACTCAGTGACGATTCAGGCGTTGCGCCAACAGTTAACGGCAAAGGGATTTGAGTTTCAGTAG
- a CDS encoding type IV pilin-like G/H family protein encodes MERRRKFWRLSPIESIVTVIILGILGAIALPSLLLQKVCACQEPEPLNYLGVMSRAQRAYALEYEHFATAMTDLGIGIPEQTENYNYSLHTTPLYAIHYATPRKGKSPQVDAIDWSKGKEILCFQNIIWCIPLGNWQKKDEIKPIFKGYASMVVFVSGNLDTQEVQTAHLICETRKPTLKRPPKPIFKNNTLMCPTGTKGYRNKKSPGIKIRDRDWQLAYQSFNLAETGERDRALQLANTIKDTKVEEKVLGAIAAVEK; translated from the coding sequence ATGGAGCGACGACGCAAGTTTTGGCGATTATCGCCGATAGAGAGCATTGTTACAGTTATTATCCTTGGCATTCTTGGCGCGATCGCGCTTCCTTCTTTATTGCTTCAAAAGGTGTGCGCGTGCCAAGAACCAGAACCTCTAAACTATCTTGGTGTGATGAGCCGCGCTCAACGAGCTTACGCCTTGGAGTATGAGCATTTTGCTACCGCGATGACTGATTTAGGAATTGGTATCCCAGAACAAACGGAGAACTACAACTATTCTCTTCATACAACTCCGCTGTACGCCATTCACTATGCAACACCTCGTAAGGGTAAATCCCCACAAGTTGACGCGATAGATTGGAGTAAAGGCAAAGAAATTCTCTGCTTCCAAAACATAATTTGGTGCATTCCCCTCGGAAACTGGCAGAAGAAAGACGAAATAAAGCCGATTTTCAAAGGTTATGCAAGCATGGTTGTATTTGTATCCGGGAATTTAGATACCCAGGAAGTGCAAACCGCACACCTGATCTGCGAGACGAGAAAACCCACCCTGAAGCGTCCCCCCAAACCCATTTTCAAAAATAACACTCTAATGTGTCCGACTGGAACAAAGGGCTACAGAAACAAAAAATCGCCAGGAATTAAGATCCGCGATCGCGATTGGCAACTTGCCTACCAATCTTTCAATTTAGCCGAAACTGGGGAGCGCGATCGCGCTTTACAATTGGCGAATACAATTAAAGACACAAAGGTAGAAGAGAAAGTATTGGGCGCGATCGCGGCGGTTGAGAAATAA
- a CDS encoding nuclease A inhibitor family protein encodes MDNEAEFQEILNNVDTLSTKDKTKLIERVAIKLKQELTAQNLVPRKSLKNLWKNCNTCDGLMLSAKNLNRIANLESDNTRLFQEIEAATEDLLFYSENEYSSETFTWEVNKQGDFNLANFLLDDAFIRTISEEEFLNLIQPANIYISGHTDKELESKKASPEQLELFQKIQDNQTQFLDLLKSQAQTVEIFRFEIWDDHDRIVYEACDFVIAQLNNSNWLGFIPCVEILWIPDEMIPLSEQKNIKPETLELQRQVLETLKNSKLPMIQCYSTTMDREFTVEVDESKNALITRLLHNSGFAIATIWQKFSDYYNNCNDETEEVRYQNLDCLLESNLKNIKEYVIGSGAVYYVYVIGEAKTGDYLGVSTIAIHT; translated from the coding sequence ATGGATAACGAAGCTGAGTTTCAGGAAATTTTAAATAATGTAGATACGCTATCCACAAAAGATAAAACTAAATTAATCGAACGAGTTGCCATTAAGCTAAAGCAAGAATTAACAGCACAAAATTTAGTGCCTAGAAAATCCTTGAAAAATTTGTGGAAGAATTGTAATACGTGTGATGGTTTGATGTTATCGGCAAAAAACTTAAACCGTATTGCCAATTTAGAATCAGATAACACTCGTTTATTTCAAGAAATCGAAGCAGCTACTGAAGACTTACTTTTTTATAGCGAAAATGAATATTCTTCTGAAACTTTTACTTGGGAAGTAAATAAACAAGGTGATTTCAACTTAGCTAACTTCTTGTTAGATGATGCATTTATTAGAACTATTTCAGAAGAAGAGTTTTTAAATTTAATTCAACCAGCAAATATTTATATAAGTGGTCACACAGATAAAGAGCTTGAAAGCAAAAAAGCCAGTCCAGAACAGCTTGAATTGTTTCAAAAAATTCAAGATAATCAAACACAATTTTTGGACTTATTGAAGTCGCAAGCTCAAACAGTAGAAATTTTTCGTTTTGAAATTTGGGATGACCACGATCGAATCGTCTATGAAGCTTGTGATTTTGTAATTGCTCAACTTAACAATAGTAATTGGCTTGGTTTTATACCTTGCGTAGAAATACTTTGGATACCTGACGAAATGATTCCTCTGTCCGAACAGAAAAATATAAAACCTGAAACCTTGGAATTACAAAGACAAGTTTTAGAAACACTAAAAAACAGCAAGCTTCCTATGATTCAATGCTATTCGACAACAATGGATAGAGAATTTACCGTTGAAGTGGACGAGAGTAAAAACGCATTGATTACTCGCTTGTTACATAACTCTGGATTCGCAATAGCCACAATTTGGCAAAAATTCAGCGACTATTATAACAACTGTAACGATGAAACAGAAGAAGTCAGATATCAAAATCTCGACTGCTTGTTAGAATCCAACCTCAAAAATATTAAAGAATACGTTATAGGCAGTGGTGCAGTTTATTATGTTTATGTCATAGGAGAAGCGAAAACAGGAGATTATTTAGGAGTCTCGACAATCGCAATACATACCTAG
- a CDS encoding SpoIIE family protein phosphatase: MEYVCYATMYECNYLLWSSQDLASVEQKQEKYIDSIQKYNNDFSLYYAKIWRQITLNLLGESPEPLYLIGQSFNETEILPRLIEANNMQSLHSVYVGKMMLSYLFGDYVGAIEAARLAETYAGSIILNFGFLEQHFYASLTQIAYHFNTPSISEGERQEALNRVNQSQEKLKTWANHCPSNLQHKYELIEAEKARVLGQNVEAMELYDRAIASAKENPFLHEEALAHELAAKFYLTWGKTTIAQTYLTNAYYAYARWGAKAKVTDLERHYPELLTSLLTRETKPIGDTLTATIARSISPSLSGLGNASVLDLAAILKASQALSKEVQLDRLLSCLMQVAIENAGARKGALILRAGDKLILEATGALPEDRNREKTIEINVLQSVPIEQSTELPVNLINYVSRTAKTLVLDRAYTDPQFAAESYILQHQIKSLLCTPIIHQGKPLGLLYLENNLVTKAFTTDRLEVLKLLSAQAAISIENALLYRTLEEKVAERTAQLATANAEVSALNKRLKEDNLRMSAELDIAKQLQQMVLPNAEELEAIEELEIVGFMEPADEVGGDYYDVLQHNGKVKIAIGDVTGHGLESGVLMIMAQTAVRTLQKSGETDPVKFLDVLNQTLYDNLQRLKTNKEMTLAVLDYQDGMLYLSGQHEELIVVRGDGTIERIDTIDLGFPLGLDSEIANFIAQAQIQLNSGDVVVLYTDGITEAENRDRAHYGLERLCEVVREHRHQSPGDIRTEIVTDVRQHIGENKVFDDLTLVVLKRK; this comes from the coding sequence CAAAAGCAGGAAAAATATATTGATTCGATTCAAAAATACAATAATGACTTTTCATTATATTATGCAAAAATATGGCGACAAATTACGTTAAATTTATTGGGCGAATCTCCCGAACCGTTGTATTTAATCGGTCAGAGTTTTAATGAGACGGAAATACTGCCACGTTTAATTGAAGCGAATAATATGCAATCCCTCCATTCTGTCTATGTGGGAAAAATGATGCTTTCCTACTTATTCGGGGATTATGTGGGGGCAATTGAAGCGGCTCGATTGGCAGAAACCTATGCAGGTTCCATTATTTTAAACTTTGGCTTTCTCGAACAGCATTTTTACGCCTCCCTGACTCAAATTGCCTATCATTTCAATACCCCCTCAATCTCTGAAGGCGAGCGACAAGAAGCCCTCAATCGCGTAAACCAAAGTCAGGAAAAGCTAAAAACTTGGGCAAACCATTGCCCATCCAATTTGCAGCACAAATACGAATTAATAGAAGCGGAGAAAGCGAGAGTTTTAGGGCAAAATGTAGAAGCAATGGAATTATACGACCGCGCGATCGCCTCAGCCAAAGAAAATCCATTCCTTCATGAAGAAGCCCTCGCCCACGAACTCGCCGCAAAGTTCTACCTCACCTGGGGTAAAACAACGATCGCGCAAACCTATTTAACCAACGCCTACTACGCCTACGCACGTTGGGGTGCTAAGGCAAAAGTTACAGATTTAGAACGTCACTATCCCGAACTCCTCACCTCCCTTCTGACGCGGGAAACGAAACCTATTGGAGACACTCTCACCGCCACCATCGCGCGAAGCATCAGCCCCTCCTTATCGGGTTTAGGCAATGCCAGCGTACTAGACTTAGCCGCAATCCTCAAAGCCTCTCAAGCTCTTTCTAAAGAAGTTCAACTGGATCGATTGCTCTCGTGCTTGATGCAAGTGGCGATTGAAAACGCAGGGGCGCGAAAAGGCGCATTAATTCTGCGGGCTGGAGATAAATTAATCCTAGAAGCAACTGGCGCACTCCCAGAAGACAGAAATCGCGAAAAAACGATTGAAATTAACGTCCTGCAATCGGTTCCCATCGAACAAAGCACCGAACTTCCCGTCAACCTCATCAACTACGTCTCTCGCACTGCAAAAACCCTCGTTCTCGATCGCGCCTACACCGATCCTCAATTTGCTGCTGAATCTTACATCCTGCAACATCAAATCAAATCTCTCCTCTGTACCCCCATTATCCATCAAGGGAAACCACTCGGTTTGCTCTATCTGGAAAATAATCTCGTCACCAAAGCCTTTACAACCGATCGCTTGGAAGTCTTAAAACTTCTTTCTGCTCAAGCTGCAATTTCCATCGAAAATGCCCTACTTTATCGCACCCTAGAAGAAAAAGTTGCAGAACGCACCGCCCAACTCGCCACCGCCAACGCAGAAGTTAGCGCCCTCAACAAACGCCTCAAAGAAGATAACCTGCGCATGAGTGCAGAACTCGATATCGCCAAACAATTACAGCAGATGGTGCTTCCCAATGCTGAGGAATTAGAAGCGATTGAGGAGTTGGAAATTGTTGGATTTATGGAACCCGCAGACGAGGTGGGAGGGGATTACTACGATGTTTTGCAACACAACGGCAAAGTCAAGATTGCGATTGGGGATGTCACCGGACACGGACTTGAAAGCGGCGTGTTGATGATTATGGCGCAAACGGCAGTCAGAACGCTCCAGAAGAGCGGAGAAACCGATCCGGTGAAGTTTTTGGACGTACTCAACCAAACCCTTTACGACAACCTCCAACGGCTCAAAACGAATAAGGAAATGACCTTGGCGGTGTTGGATTATCAAGATGGAATGCTGTATTTGAGCGGTCAGCACGAGGAACTCATTGTAGTGCGCGGCGATGGAACGATCGAACGCATCGATACCATCGATTTGGGATTTCCTTTGGGATTGGACTCGGAGATTGCCAATTTTATCGCCCAAGCGCAGATTCAACTCAATTCAGGAGATGTGGTGGTTTTGTACACCGATGGCATTACTGAAGCGGAAAACCGCGATCGCGCCCACTATGGATTAGAGCGCCTCTGCGAAGTGGTACGAGAGCATCGCCATCAATCCCCCGGAGACATTCGCACGGAAATTGTTACAGATGTGCGACAGCATATTGGAGAAAATAAGGTGTTTGATGACCTTACCCTGGTAGTTCTTAAACGGAAATGA